A region of the Sphaerodactylus townsendi isolate TG3544 linkage group LG15, MPM_Stown_v2.3, whole genome shotgun sequence genome:
CGGGCAAGGGTTCCCTACCCCATTGCACTGTGCCATAGTACCCATTCAAATAATGCCTCTGCACCTTTCAATGGCATTCCCACCAGGAAGCTACAGCTGCCATCTGGCCGGCTTGTGCACATTGTAGCATGCACGTTGGCCCTCGGTGTGCATTTATTGGACTATCAGGGCAGCGGATTATTGCTTCTTTGCGGAACTGTGTCTTACTCCCATTCTTTTCTTCCGACGCGTTCCAGGTGTGAGCTACTCAGACACGGTGAGCGCCACCGAGCCGTGCAAGCAATGCAAGGAGTGTGTGGGTCTTCAAAGTATGTTGGCGCCCTGCGTGGAGTCAGACAACACCGTCTGCAAATGCGTTTACGGCTACTACCAGGATGAGGAAACCGGCGACTGCACAGAGTGCACCATCTGCGGAGTGGGCTTTGGCCTCGTGTACCCATGCAGTGAATATCAAAACACGGTTTGTGAGGAATGCCCCCTGGGGACCTTCTCAGAGGAAGCCAACCATGTGGACCCCTGTTTCCCTTGCACCATTTGCGAGGAGAATGAGATCATGGTCAGAGAATGTACCACAGGATCCGACGCTGTGTGCAGAGGTAAGGGTTTTAATAAGCCCCCAATTGGCTGGTGCCTAGGAATATTCTCAGACATTCTAACTTGGAGGTTGTCACggggtggccagctctgggtggggaaatacctggagagtttaagaagaagagtttgtatttaaaccccacctttctctcctgtaaggagactcaaggtggcttataagctcttttcccttcctctccccacacctggtgagcagtggtgggatccaaaatttttagtaacaggttcccatggtggtgggattcaaactgtggcttagcgccaatggggatgggcagggcacgacaggggtgtggctaggcattccaggggtggggcattcctgggcggggctgtggcaaggacgcagccgctgcgccggtccttgggcaggaaacgaatgaaCGCAGGCACAGgatgccacgcactccggtgcacctcctgctagactgctacaagttctgcgcgctactgctgagaggaggggcgtaactaaggcaaaaatcacgtggcaaaatcaccaattagcaaccccctctcggcacacacaaataattagtaacctactctcaggaatctgtgagaacctgctggatcccacctctgctggtgaggtaggcggggctgagagagttctgagagaactgtgactagcccaaggtcacccaggaatgcaggagtgcggaaacacatctggtgttcaccagataagtttctgctactcaggtggaggagtggggaatcaaacccggttctccagattagaatccacctgctcttaaccactcccccatgctggtggagcctggggagggcagggtttggggaagggaaggacttcagcagggtgcAATGCCCTAGGGCGAATGCTCCAGagccgccattttcttcagaggaactgatttagATTGCCtggggatcaattgtaatagctggagagctccaggccccacctggaggttggcaaccggaTGCCACACTGTCATTGACCGTGTCCCCCACACGTTGCTGTTCTACCCAGACTACTGCCGGTTGCCATGGCGCCCCTGCGCATCTGCCAGTCAGAACCTCATGACAGGCCACCTCCTCCTATCCACTGTCTCTCACCACTGTGCCATTGACCTGGTCCGGGCTCATGTTCCTGTCATTTCCCACACTGTGGGGGATGGAGGCCCTTGCAGAAACGGAGAAGCCTTGTTTGAAAGCCAGATGAGAAGAGGTTATCCCATGCCAACAATAGCTCTTGGCCCAGAGGAGGGACGGCTGGATCATGACTCTggcctctgtccctttcctcagAGCGCCAGGAACAGAGCGTTGCCTGTTGGATCTCCCTGGCCTTCAAAGTGCCACTTCAGCCAGGGCTATTTCTGACTTCGCTGCAACCTTGCCCTTTTTCACAGCCCCCCAAGCAAAGGGAGCCACCGACAATAGGCAGCCTGTCTCTTTCCCTTCACAACCCCCCATTTATTCAACGCTTCCCTTCTCGACCTCTTGCCGCTGCTCGTTTTGGAGAGTGCTCCAAACGGCAGTCCCTctatcatagtttttttttttttgaaaaataattttgctTCTCATTTTGTGGACACAGAGCATCTTGCACAAGGGATAACCGAGTCACAAACCAAGATCTGATTGCAGCAACTTGGGACAATACACAGCCGAATGCAGCCGAAAAACGTTAAAGCAGAAAGCTGAAAGATTGATTCAGACTCTGATAACATTTTAAACACAAACAGCCATGTTTCCTTGACCAGATTAGTGCTTCTTCCCTTTATTGTATATTAGAGAGATTTGTCCTCATTGCCTGAACGTTCTCATCAGGCGCATAAGAGAAGAATGAGAATCCAACTGCGATCTATCCCTTATTTTCCCCTTCTCTGCTCCTGGAAAAAAGCCAGTAAGATGCCTCCAATACCACTTACATGGCTATGAATTTCCCCGcccccttttttccttccatTACTGAAATACTTTTCAGAGGCAGCTTAACAAAtgctgttctcccctcctccactgcattttcacaacaaccctgtgatgtagggtccactttcaatccaccttaaatgcacattgcagctggattttgctatgcgaaatagcaaaatccactttcaaacagtggtgaaagtggattgaaaatgctttattctgcaagtgcagaaggggcctaaaacagtgttcagcccaaggtcacccaccaagcttccatggcagagtaggaattcgaacctgggtctcccagaaacTAGTCTAACACTCTGACTATTACAACATGCTGTCTTTATTAGATAAAtacgggagagaaagggtggaagtCTGGATATATAAAACAAGGAGTGTGCTCACACGTTGCTGGATATTGTTACTGATTGTTTGATTTACATTATGTACAGTGCACCTTTCTTGGCCCAAGGAGAATTAACCAGAGTAGATCAATACAATTAACAGGATGAGACATCAAATTAACAGTGCAGTAGGATTTGGATTGTAGAAATACAGAACCAACctaaaatctgaaaacagaacagATATTGCACTACAACAGTTGTCTTCAATGACACTGTCTTGACCACAaaggaaaatccagttgtaaatatttatgctaaggttgccaaccgccaggtggtacctggatatctcctggcattacaacttAATTCCAGCTAGCACAGAACAATTCACCATGTTAGAAAGTGGAcactataccccattgaagtccctccgctccccaaaccctgccctctcctcaggctcctcccctaaagccagcatggtgtagtgcaggggtagggaacctgtggctctccagatgttcaggaactgcaattcccatcagcccatgtcagcatggccaattggccatgctggcagaggctgatgggaattgtagttcctgaacatctggagagccgcaggttccctactcctggtgtagtggctaaaagcaggtggattctaatctggagcactgggtttgattccccactcctccacctgagtggcagaggcttatctagtgaaccagatgtgtttccacactcctatgttcctgctggctgaccttgggctagtcacagttctttggaactctacctcaccaggtgtctgttgtggggagaggaaaggaaaggagcttgtaacccatcttgaatctccttacagaagagaaagatggggtataaatccaaacccttcttctttttctaaatttccaggtatttcttacccagagctggcaatcctggtTACATGCACAATGATAGCATGCTATCCAATAAAAGAAGCTTGTGTTAGCATCTTTTAGCATGGTGGCCCCGATGGAAGACAATTCAGATTATCCCTTTTAAATAGTTCTACAAGACACCATGGttctttatgcatgcactacttaccccaagGCTGTTTGCACCACAGTGCGGTCTCCCTGCATTTCTTAGTTTGCAACTCTTAGTTTGCAACTCCTCCCAATCTAGCTGCAATTTTGCTTGCAACCCGCTCCCAGATCAGGAGGTTGTCtgccacctttttcttttctttttgagtcATTTTAACAATCTATTGCTCCTGCGATAGATCAAAAGCATCAACTTTCTTCTAACAAAGACACCCCATTGATCTGCCagatgtgctggtggaggagtggggagaacTGTATACGTACAGAGAAAAATAGGCAGGAGTGGAAAAGCCAAACTCATACTGCTCTGCTTCATTTTCCCCAGGGGGAAAGTTGCACTTTGCCCACTTTCACaaactgtggggcttctctgatctgcagcggGTGAGTTCAGGAGTTGGAAAACGTGCGCAGCAGTGAATCTGCCCCAAAGGCCATGTACGCTCACTGCAGGGCGGACCGCAAGTGCGTAAATGGCTCATAATAAAGTCAGCATTaaaaaggacatttttaaaaaaaatatgagaagTGAAATGCTGCAGAAGGCTGTAGATTTTGTGCAGGGATAATAGCTACATGGATTGGATCTTAATGGTCATTTTGGAAACAGTTTCGGGGCTCAAAATTAGACCAGAAATAAAGTAAGTCAATAACAGTAAAGTAGAGCCATATTGGGGATGAAAGACGCATATGGACACCTCGACTCAGCCCCAGACTTCAGGATTCCCTTGATGAAGGGTGGAGCAGTTGAATCACTGAGTCGTGTCCAATGATGATGAGTAAGCATCGGCGTGATGTAACAAGATTCCAGGTGGGGAAGGTTGTGCTGGCTACACAGCAGAAGGAACAGCTGTTCCCTTAGGCGCAGCCAAATTACAAAGCTAAGCGGGGGTGGGTCAGGACGACAGGGAACCTTGAAAGGAGGGAGCGGGAGTCAAGTCAGAAGGGGGGCTGTGGATCCATGGGGGAGCCTTTTAGATGCAACAGAGACCGATTTGAATGCAACTAGGAATTCAGAAGCATGCCACAAAGCTGCAGATGCATTTCATACAAATGAGATGTCTGGATACAGGTGACCCATTTGAGATCTGGCACTGTCAAGCAGAGGTGGAgagctcatggggacatgtggggtcacatatccctgggcacatgccagctggtcacatggggggcagagaatcacctcGACACTCCTTCCCTTGGCCCGgcccctccaggctgctccttcagaggGGCAGCCTGTGGCAGGCTCTTGCCAACTAAGGTCAGTGGGGCGCGAGGGGTGGGGTGCAGAGGCAGTGGGGGGAGGTGCCAGGAGGAggagttgccctgggcgccattccccccccccacgcttctgctgtcaagtcatttAATAGAGCAAAGCCCATGAATGAGACACGTATTAGCTAGAGGAGTGGTGTGTAATGCACAACATTCAAACACTAGGCCTGGGCAATCGCAAGGCAGATGGCAAAAGAGCTTGCGTCAGGCAGCTAAGGAACCCAAGGAAAGCACACTCTACGATGCCGGTTCTTTCAGAGGTGCAAGGCTTAGTGGAAATCAAATGGGCAGAGAAGGAGCAAGCCAGACAGTGCTTTGCATTACGACCCGATGCAGCTAAACCacattccccctctcctcctgATTTCTCAGAAtgctctttaattttttaaaaggagggggagaTGTCTGCAAATACAGAAGCAATTATCCAGATGAACAGacttacacagaggtgggatccagcaggttctcacaggttcccgggagtaggttactaattatttgtgtgtgccgagagggggttactaattggtgattttgccatgtgatttttgccttagttacgccctcctctcagcagtagcacgcagaacttgaagcagtctagcaggaggtgcaccagcgtgcatggcagcctgcgcctgcgtgcattcatttcccgcccaaggatcgcggctgcgtccttgccacagccccacccaggaatgccccagccccgtaatgcccagccacgcccctgtcgtgccccgcccagccccattggcgctacccacagtttgaatcccaccaccatgggaacctgttactaaaatttttggatcccaccgatGCACTTACATTTATATATTAGAGGACAATATCATGTGGATTCACCCTAAAACCACACTCCAGTTTGGAaacaaaggtggtggtggggagaatgtTTGCAGGGAAACAACCACTACTCATCTTCTGATGGAGAAACTCCCGGCAAGCATTAGAAGAGTTGAAGGCTCTCCAGAAGATTATTCAAGAagcattttctgttttgtttttttacagtatCTGAGGCTTGGCGTATAACCATGGATAATATATGATAGACATCAAGTGGTGATATGGAGTGTTTGTCAATGTTTGATAAATAACTTGCAATTAGTATTTGAGAGTTGATGGCTCCCCAGATCTTCATATCTGAAGCTTGCCAAGATAGAAGCAAAGAACCCGACACGTTGCAAACATTCGCTTTTTGTAGTAAAATAACAGAACCCCTAATATGCAAACATGcaaattcatttgtttttatttgaaatgtgtcCTGCTACATTGGAAAGATAATTGAATTTAAAGGAACTGTGAATATTAACTTCTAAAGAGTGCGAATCTGAACATCatttctattttaattatttatttcatacgtttttatcccacctttcttttaaAGAGTTCAAGGTGGCGTACCTTACTCTCCTATCTTCCATTTTACCTCCCACAACAACCTGCTAAGGTAAATTAGATTGAGAGGGTATGACTAGGCCacgatcatccagcaggctcccCCAGAAGAGTGGGAATCTGAGCTTGTTTGACATCAATTACAACAAACCCTAGTTAGTTGAACTGTGTGCATCCACACATTACAACTAACTAGGGTTTGCTCAAGTGACAGTACACTGTGATATCTGAACACTGGTTTTGCCTTGTTGGAGACTGGAATCTTCAGTAAGGGAGAACGAAGACTTTTGATTCTGGCTACAGATGAACCATTGCTAAGGTGCTACTTCTGTTTGCTTGGCAGAGATTCACCCACGGTTTTCAACAACCACCACATTCCCAACGGAGTCCTACACCAATGATACTGACTTGGACGTCGATGCAGGTACATTTCGGTTTTTCCCAGCTATGCATAAACCATGTCTAATCTGCTTACCCAATTTGAGTTCCAGTATGGATCCTGCTGAAAATGTCAAGTCTGCACTTAAgagatctctttttttaaaaagtccatacATTGGGGGATGTATGGAAGTTAAATCAGTTAAAATTCAGCTAGATCCAACTCTGATCCAATCTGGCACAGCTTTCTTATGTTTCATTTGGCCCCGAAATGCATCCCTCTAGCGATCTCATCTTCTTCTTAGCGTTGTCCCGCTAATGCATGGTTTGCCACtcggatttttaaatgccacttctctcGATCGAGCGCGATTTCTGGTTGAGGCCTGTAACTTTCAGAtctgcattgatggtatcttgccatcgttGCTTTTGCCGTCCATGTGGCCGCTGACCAAACACCTCAGTGTGATAGGTGATGCTGGCGACAGAGTCCGGGGCTGCTCGTTGGAAATGGACAAACCAGCACAGGcgtctctctctcatttttgtcTCGATGGGCTTGATGCCAAATTGTTTTCAGACCATGTTGTTGGTGATGTGGTTGAGGAGGGATACATCCAGTGTCCAGCGAATCATGTGCATTTCCATGATGTGTAGTCGTTGCTCCGTCGCTTTCGTTACAGACCAGCACTCTGACCCATAGAGTGCTATGGGGCGGATCATGgttttgtagatttttttaaccTCAGGTGTACAGGTGTGTAGCGATCTGATCTGCAATCCCAAATTGTCCAAACTAGTTACTCGGCTGTCCTTTTGCTTCCTTGTCTTTCTGTGCAGAATACGACCTAGAGGGTTCTGAGAACACTATCCCTTTCACAAATGATCCAAATGAGCTGGACGGCTTCGGGAGCACTGTTGCCGGCACAGCCGCCACAGTGATGGGAAGCTCTCAGCCAGTTGTCCGAAGTGGCACCCCAGACAACTTCATCCCCGTCTACTGCTCCATCTTGGCAGCCGTTGTTGTGGGCCTGGTGGCGTACATTGTGTTTAAGAGGTAAGTGTGGTGTGTTCCTCCTGAGACCAGGAAGAAGAGGACTAAGTGACCCAGGAAACAGTCTAAGCGAAACAGTCTTTCTCTTCATTTCATGCTTTTTGGATGGTATCTTCTGCTCCGAACGAGAGTCAGCTTTGATGGGAAAGACTCTGGCAGCATCAGGAAGTTGAACAAATGTATTATACCATAATCTTATATGTGCCAGAGCTCACTTAGCTGTTTCTTGACTTGGGCAAGAAAATACAACCCCGCACAGCAGCACTAGCAAGTGGCGTGTAAATTGTTAAGGGGATAGTGCCCACTGTGGCAACATAG
Encoded here:
- the NGFR gene encoding tumor necrosis factor receptor superfamily member 16, encoding MERRLALWLGLLMLSGDTTGATTEECFSGRFTTRGECCKTCNLGEGVVQLCGTNQTVCEPCLDSVSYSDTVSATEPCKQCKECVGLQSMLAPCVESDNTVCKCVYGYYQDEETGDCTECTICGVGFGLVYPCSEYQNTVCEECPLGTFSEEANHVDPCFPCTICEENEIMVRECTTGSDAVCREIHPRFSTTTTFPTESYTNDTDLDVDAEYDLEGSENTIPFTNDPNELDGFGSTVAGTAATVMGSSQPVVRSGTPDNFIPVYCSILAAVVVGLVAYIVFKRWNSCKQNKQGANNRPVNQTPSPEGEKLHSDSGISVDSQSLHDQQPQTQTASMQSFKGDGNIYNGLLANKREEVEKLLNGSTEETWRHLAEELGYKEDHIDSFTQEEYPVRALLSDWSSKDSATIDALYSALRKIQRGDIVESLYSESTASSPV